Proteins from a single region of Bdellovibrio bacteriovorus HD100:
- the hutI gene encoding imidazolonepropionase, translating into MGILLKNISTLLTLQGAAAKQGRRIKEEDLSLLQQAAVVIEKNKIVWVGPQKKLPKEFARKKALRDYDMRGRTVLPGFVECHTHLIFAGDRAAEFEMRNQGVSYQEIAAKGGGILSTMKKTRASSLNDLVKAGQRRLDHFVSQGVTTVEIKSGYALNLKDELKMLQAAQKLSGIRTVNTFLGAHALPPEFKSYEDYLTFLADEVLPVVAKKKLARRVDVFIEKGFFPPEASEKYLRRAQELGFEILIHADQMSLSGGSEIAVRLGALSGDHLLQIEDKEIRKLAQSEVTGVLLPTADLYTKTKYPPARAMIDAGVRVALATDFNPGTSPTQNLNLVGLLARLEMKMSLPEVIAAYTVGGAHALNLQNEVGSLEVGKSADILCIDQDWQTLFYSVGEASEKVVFSRGKKVFGTLK; encoded by the coding sequence ATGGGTATTTTGCTTAAAAATATATCGACACTTCTGACTCTTCAGGGCGCCGCTGCAAAACAGGGCCGCCGTATCAAAGAAGAAGATCTCAGCCTTTTGCAACAAGCGGCCGTTGTCATAGAAAAGAACAAAATCGTCTGGGTAGGCCCGCAGAAGAAACTTCCCAAAGAATTCGCCAGAAAGAAAGCTCTGCGTGATTACGACATGAGGGGACGCACGGTGCTGCCGGGCTTCGTGGAATGTCATACCCATCTGATCTTTGCCGGTGATCGTGCGGCAGAATTTGAAATGCGCAATCAGGGTGTGAGTTATCAGGAAATCGCCGCCAAAGGGGGCGGGATCCTTTCGACCATGAAAAAGACCCGTGCCTCCAGCCTGAATGATCTGGTGAAAGCCGGGCAGAGGCGTCTGGATCACTTCGTCTCCCAAGGGGTGACGACGGTCGAAATCAAGTCAGGTTATGCATTGAACCTGAAAGATGAACTGAAGATGCTGCAGGCGGCACAAAAGTTGTCAGGCATTCGTACGGTGAACACATTCCTGGGCGCACATGCTTTGCCGCCGGAATTTAAGTCCTATGAAGACTATCTGACCTTTCTGGCTGACGAAGTTCTGCCGGTGGTCGCGAAAAAGAAGCTGGCTCGTCGGGTGGATGTCTTTATTGAAAAAGGATTCTTCCCGCCGGAAGCTTCTGAAAAGTATCTGCGTCGCGCGCAAGAGCTGGGCTTCGAGATTCTGATTCACGCCGATCAGATGTCCTTAAGTGGTGGCAGCGAGATCGCCGTGCGCCTGGGGGCGCTGTCCGGGGATCACCTTCTGCAGATCGAAGATAAAGAAATCAGGAAGCTTGCGCAAAGCGAAGTGACCGGTGTGCTTTTGCCAACCGCCGATCTTTACACCAAGACCAAATACCCACCAGCTCGCGCGATGATCGATGCGGGTGTGCGTGTGGCGCTTGCCACGGATTTTAATCCGGGCACGTCGCCGACACAAAATTTGAATCTGGTGGGCTTGCTTGCGCGACTGGAGATGAAGATGAGTCTGCCGGAAGTCATTGCGGCCTACACAGTGGGTGGGGCGCATGCTTTGAATCTGCAAAATGAAGTGGGTTCGCTGGAAGTGGGTAAGTCTGCTGATATTTTATGCATAGATCAAGACTGGCAGACGCTGTTTTACAGTGTGGGTGAAGCCTCTGAGAAGGTGGTTTTCTCGAGAGGAAAGAAGGTTTTTGGCACTCTTAAATAA